Part of the Vanacampus margaritifer isolate UIUO_Vmar chromosome 12, RoL_Vmar_1.0, whole genome shotgun sequence genome, AGGATCAAGAATTACGGCATTTGACCTACTCAATTATTAGTCTATCAAGCTATGACAAATCTGTGCAGCAAGCAAAAGTCAATGCAgatctgcttaccttttgggtTTGATCTGATAGCAGACTGTGAGTGTTTCATATTTTAGTGCATGCTAGGCTTTTAGACAGTGAATTCTGCCGATTTGACACCAGAGCGAGTTTAAGTATGGAGCAGTGTGATTTGTGTATATGtcttatgtgtttttttgtttgtttgttttgttatgttttttttttaacgaagagaccatcaaatattttatattcagaGTAAAAGAAAAAGGTAATAAACGTATACAGTCAAAAACGCGCAATTGTCATCAAAACGAATAGGGAGACCGACGAGGCCAGTTTTTAAAAGCTCTAAACCTAAAGTTTGGAAAATGTAAATTCATGACTTACAAGTAACTGTAGGGGGCAGTGTGGTACTCACAAAGCAACTGAAAATGAGCGAAGAAGAGCTTCACCCAAGTTGGAGCAAAAATGGTGAATAACAAGGTCGGTAACTTCCAATGAGACATATTTGGTTAtcacaattaaataattaaattatcaTTGGCAAGTCACAGTAGAATTCGCTGCTGACGTTTGGCAAGATCGATCATGATGTAGCGTAACATCGTTAGCTTCGTAAGCTAACATACAGCGCTTCCACTTTGGGAAGTAAATTACGAGTTCGCTAAATATCGGGACTAAAATTACTCTAGTACTTCTTAAACTGCTGAAAGTCTGTCTGCTAAGCACCGCCACGTTTCAACTAACGAGGAAAGACAAcggcaaatatttttgcttgctGCATTTTGTTATTGTAAGCCTGTGTTAGACAGTTACAATTACCTTGCAATGAAGTATCTATCGTTAGTTACCTGctgtttatatgtatttataaacCGTGTGtgtacaatgtgtgtgtgctttgtaTTTAGGGTACTCTGGGCCAGCTGAAGGACCTGGTGGAGCTGAAGGATCAGCTGGAGGACATCCAGAAACGTGTGGAAGATGAGTTTCAGGCCGGGATTCCCGCTGTAAGTACCTCTACCATTGTGCTGTACATGTTAACATCCACATTTCTCTTGCCTGATCGGACTCGCCATCTTCTCTTCATATCATACTCAGGGCGGCAGTCTACTGGCTTCTCCCTTCCTGAAGGGTTTCCTGGCCGGTTACGTGGTGGCCAGGTTCCGCTCGTCTGCGCTACTGGGCGCAGTGGTCGGGACGTGCACGGGAATCTACATGGCACAGAATTATAAGATTCCCAACGTGGAAAACACGGTTAAGGATTACATCAACAGTCTGAGAGGAGGAAGCCGATAAGAAAGGATGTTACGGTTGTCTGCTGTTTGTCTTGTTTGTGTGTTCTGCCTCATGGAGTCAACTGTAGTATGAGCTGCACTATTTAGGGATTGTATCAAACTTTATTGCTCCGTCAGT contains:
- the LOC144061912 gene encoding SLC35A4 upstream open reading frame protein-like; the encoded protein is MVNNKGTLGQLKDLVELKDQLEDIQKRVEDEFQAGIPAGGSLLASPFLKGFLAGYVVARFRSSALLGAVVGTCTGIYMAQNYKIPNVENTVKDYINSLRGGSR